One Ranitomeya imitator isolate aRanImi1 chromosome 4, aRanImi1.pri, whole genome shotgun sequence genomic window, TGTCTGCAGGATCCTCCACATAGATCCCGCTCCTTATACCTGATATTACCTCAcataatgtgtgtaatgtgtgtgagatcACAGCCACATCCAGGTCATCTCCATCATGGGGCTGtttatcatgtcctcctgtgtcctcatcacctccctcctcctcaggatcacacaagtcaccggtgtctggatcctgtaagacagtcagtggatccgtcatgttacacagctcctcaatgtgTCTCATCTTCCTGGACAGCTCGTCCTTCTTTATTTCCAGCTGATGGATCAGAGCAGACAGTGACAGTGACTCTTCCTTCTCCTGCCTGGAGATCTCACGCAGGACCTTCTTCTCCAGGTCGTCCACCCGTCTCCTGATGTCTGTACACAGGGCAGTGACTCTCTCGGCTTCTCCAGTTGCTCTTTCTTGAGCTTTTCTCCAGCGTTTCTCCAGACTCAGGACTCTTTCCTCAGTCTCCTTTCTCTTTGTGATCAGTTTTTGGAGAACATTTCTCAGTTTCTCCTTTTTCTTCTCTGAAGCCTCATCCTGGTGTCTCCGATGTTCTTTGGCCAAACTGCAGGACACACAGATACAAACAGCGTCCTCGGTGCAGTAATATTCCAGGATCTTcttatggacagaacatttccttTTCTCCAGAGAAGTGCTGGGATCAGATAAGACGTGTTCTGGTGATTTGCTGTGAACCCTCAGGTGTTTATCACACAGAGAAGCCTCACAGAGTAGACAGGATCTAACAGCAGGTACCGGAGAGTCCACACAGTAAGTGCAGCAGATCCCAGGCTGTGTCTTTGTTGCTGGAGTAAACAGGAATTTCTCCATTATGTTTAGCAGCGCAAAGTCCCTCATCAGTGCCGGCCGTTCCAGAAATTGTTCCCTGCAGTCAGGACAGGAATAAACTCCAGACCCATCCTGTGTATCCAGCGCTTGATCTATACAgacccggcagaagttgtgtccacatctcagcaTTACAGGATCTGTATAAGTGCTCAGACAGATGGAGCAGTCCAGCTCTTCTCTCAGATCAGCGGACGCCATGGCTGTCGCCTGCCGGAAGTAGGAAGAGAGAAACTGAAACTGCAATTCTCAGATACTCAGAAACCATAGGTCAGATTTATACTTTTGAATGTATACAGGGCAGGGCTCAGGAGCACAATGATAGTCAGGGTTAACTACTTAATGGACACTTGATATAACCATATATAatatttgatgatttttttttttagcacttacATTATGTTTGTTTATAAACAATTGGGTTGCTATTTGTAGTAAAgattcttaaagggaatatgtcacattCTTTTTTACATTTTAGACTTTTTGTTAAAAAGTTTATCAAAGAATAAAATTAAATTATGTGAATTTTTCTTAGAAAGTGTCAGCTGGGACCAATTAATTTATAGGAATCCCAAATACATATATGATCATtattaaccatgtataagtatataaccatgtataagtatataaggggacaatacaaatatctcgctgaggatctgtttataccaaggaaggtgacgggcacaagggggcattctttgcgtctggaggagagaaggtttttccaccaacatagaagaggattctttactgttagggcagtgagaatctggaattgcttgcctgaggaggtggtgatggcgaactcagtcgaggggttcaagagaggcctggatgtcttcctggagcagaacaatattgtatcatacaattattaggttctgtagaaggacgtagatctggggatttattatgatggactataggctgaactggatggacaaatgtcttttttcggccttacttactaactatgttactataaccaTTTATGTCTAGTTTGGATAACATCAATTGTCCCTCAACTGGTAATATAGTGTAAACATTTTTCTAACTATTAATCTGAGCCGCCACTTTTATTTTAGTTCAGCGCTGTGCGCTGCATTACAATTTCCACCTGTCACCTGTAATTGCTGAGATATAAGCAGAGCAGTCACGTCAATGCGGCACTCAGATCACAGCTATACCAGGTCAGccccaaaggggcggagccgcatattcagtactgtaaatgagcggccccacgtgaccgcatacaggagacgctgcggccagaagaggacgctgcggcgagggatccggaagctaggtgaatattttaatcacagcgggggggtacccagtgggcacacgggcggcacttgTATGGgaattgcattatactgtatggaagcttttggggagtgcattatactgtatggaggactatggggagtatcattataccatatggagactATCTGGGGGGCCATCACATActttggggattacagtgaggggtccTTTATATagtgatggggccatcatacagtgtgggagctagtgTGGGTTTTTTGTacagtgtggggaccattatacagtgttggggcCATTAAACTGTTTGGGGGTACtaaagggtcagtatactgtgtgggggggtactaTAAATTACGGGGGTCATTACACTGGATAtaggagagcatcatactgtgatcAGGGAAGCTGACTCAGGactttattaaatgttaagtgggcacataTTGTTAACGGGGAACTCAGgctattgtgactgtcaaaggggcacacagagggtattattactttctaggagcaaaatgtgagcactgttttctagggtactTGCACACGGCATAAATATATTCTAGAGGtttgctcagcattggggtatcagcagcatggggagtttgtgcaggttggggatagataggaacagtgctggaaatgtgagaagtcatatatgcctttgttgtaatctctgaggccgtgtcttggctggaagaagttatcatgtcagtctgggccagatgggaacAGTGAATTactccaccagaaagaacgtcagctgtaagtcaccatgaaTAAATGTACTGTAATCTATGCTCTGCAGGACTggaatctaccactatatggtcaccatatgacggtaatatcagtgttggtctttgtatagagtttttttttttagtaacagagcagtcatctgctgaggttctcctacgtccactattaggccggaatcacacacagcgagatacggacgAGTCTCGCagattaaaaccaagctctggcaccggcactccggagtggagcgtgcgaccgcatagcaatacatggagctgcatgctccgctccggagtgccggtgccagagcttggtcttaacctgcgagactcgggccATATCTTGCtgtaatgtgactccggccttagggtgagccacagcgtcggactggagcaccttgggcccaccagagaaaatcattcttggggcccactatgtagctacatagaaatagatacaagaccgacaattgtgcggtaaaaagcgctaatatcagggtataatataaggtagttcacgtcttaataatgtagcaagggttggggtagccccctcacagaatataatgtagccccctcataaagtataatgcagtcccctctaatagaatataatgcagcaccccacaaaatataatgcaaccctctcaggtatgacgcagtccccaccatagaatataatgtagcaccccatagggtataatgcagccccccccccatatagtgtaatgccacccaccacagaatataatgtagtccactgagagaatgcagttccaccacagaatataatgcaaccccccatagagtatactgtagccccctcatatagtatgatgtagcccccataatattatgtagtcccctgagagaataatgcagccccaccacagaatataatgcagcccccatagagtatactgtaacccctcatatagtatgatgtagccccccataatataatgtagtaccttgagtataatgcagtccccccacagaatataatgtagccccccagggccgtatttagagtttctgctgccctaggcacttttagcgctgcctccccttttggtgagtatgacacaatcggcagtgactttggcaagaatcgctgatgtgaaagtcgccttttgcaggagatcgggcagtttttctgcatctgccgcgtaacggatcacttatggcaacactgcgttcggcctgattcattccctatgggatttgcggcacttgccgtgatctggcaaatgtggtaccatacctcccaacgtttgaagggaaggaggtattaagtttgcggcgcgcgtagtgcgccgcggcaaattttaggccacgtctctgaccagacccatttcacaactagtcacacccatatccacgtcccaaccgcagccatttagcactgctgatcacactgttttatatacaataattataagcaaacaaaaatatggccacacatgatgctcaatactgtataacggccaccacacatgatgttccatactgtataatggccacacatgatgctccatactgtataatgaccgcacatgatgctccatactgtataacggccacacatgatgctccatactgtataatggccacacatgatgctccatactgtataatggccacacatgatgctgcatactgtataatggccacacatgatgctgcatactgtataatggccacacatgatgctgcatactgtataatggccacacagtgctccatactgtataatgtccattggccacacatgatgctccatactgtataatgacccccctcctgtatgcatggctcatctccctcgtatcccatatacatagctcatattaccccccctgtatgcatgactcatatctccccatgtatgcatggctcatagtccgcccctgtatgcatggctcatattccacccctgtatgcatggctcatagtccgcccctgtatgcatgcctcatatccccccccccctgtatgcatggctcatatccccccccccctgtatgcatggcttatattcccccctgtatgcatggcttatattaccccctgtatgcatggcttatattccccctgtatgcatggcttatattcccccctgtatgcaaggctcatattcccccctgtatgcatggctcatagtcccccctgtatgcatggctcatagtcccccctgtatgcatggctcatattcccccctgcatggctcatattcccccctgcatggctcatattcccccctgcatggctcatattcccccctgcatggctcatattcccccctgcatggctcatattcccccctgcatggctcatattcccccctgcatggctcatattcccccctgtatgctggcttatctctccgctcctgctcggcgcgccggcttatgtcctccttcatccccccgtccctcatactcacctgctgtcccactgcacggccgtgccgacatccctggcgctctgtcccgactccaggcggcggcgccggcgcagcaccttcttcctgcttgagcggtcatgtgacaccgttcattaagatcatgaatatgcgcatattcatgatcttaatgagcggtgtcacgtgacagctcgttcaggacgagctgcagtgcagacgccgagaccatcgctggagcaggcagggtgagtattcaaggcgggcgggcgGGCGGcagcgggggagggggccctgccagcaggtgtcagtgccagggcccaccggaggatcctccggttccccggtgggccagtccgagcctggtgagccaccatagttgtaatcagggttaattgggtatatttatttataataaaaaaaaaaaaaaaaaaaaggttcctcgcatcatgttctcatacactttatgcagtattagccctctgtgtctgtactgctacatacttaggcaggtaactggttcatgcagctttacatgaacacctgagccttacactatagctggtccgaataactaaagcaattgttaccatccacctctcgtgtctccccttttccccatagtttgtaagcttgcgagcagcagggccctcactcctcctggtatctgttttgaactgtatttctgttatgctgtaatgtttattgtctgtacaagtcccctctataatttgtaaagcgctgcggaatatgttggcgctatataaataaaattattattattattattattattataggggcgGCCCTCTCAGAAGTTCTCCCCCATCccacctgaaccaaaaccctagctgcgCCTCTGACCACAGTATACACAAAAACAAGCTGATGCTCTGAGCTCTGCACCCCCTCTGGGATCTCTgctcgagtctctcgcatcaatacccggcactgctgccggaactcaggaccggagcgtgtggctgcatagaaacacattgtacacgcaagtgtgacccgggCCTAGCACAGTCTCTTCACTACCCGAAGTCAGTGGTCAGTGTCTCCAACAcaaaatggaggaggctctatctttgtcagtatacctcagatattatggaggaggctctgtcttTTAGTGTACCTCAGAtaaaatggaggaggctctatctctgtcagttacCTCAGATAAAATGGAGGAGACTCCTTCTCTGTCAGTTACCTCAGAtaaaatggaggaggctctatctctctcagttacctcagatataatggaggctcTATCTCTCtgttacctcagatataatggaggaggctctatctctctcagttacctcagatataatggaggaggctctatctctctcAGTTacttcagatataatggaggaggctctatcgctCCCAGTTACctgagatataatggaggaggctctatttctctctgttacctcagatataatggaggaggctctaactCTCTCagttacctcagatataatggaggaggctctatctctctcAGTTACctgagatataatggaggaggctctatctctcccagttacctcagatataatggaggaggctttaTCTCTCAGTTACctgagatataatggaggaggctctatctctctgttacctcagatataatggaggaggctctatctctctcagttacctcagatataatggaggaggctctaactCTCTCagttacctcagatataatggatgaGGCTCTATCTCTCTCAGTTACctgagatataatggaggaggctctatctctctcagttacctcagatataatggaggaggctgtaTCTCTCTCagttacctcagatataatggaggaggctctatctctctcAGTTacttcagatataatggaggaggctctatctctctcagttacctcagatataatggaggaggctctatctctctcagttacctcagatataatggaggaggctctatctttcTCAGTTacttcagatataatggaggaggctctatctctctgttacctcagatataatggaggaggctctatctctcccAGTTACCTGAGATAAAATGGAGACGGCTTTATCTCCCTCagttacctcagatataatggaggaggctctatctctctcAGTTACctgagatataatggaggaggctctatctctctcagttacctcagatataatggaggaggctctatctctctcagttacctcagatataatggaggaggctctatctctctcagttacctcagatataatggaggaggctctatctctctcAGTTACTTCAGATATAatagaggaggctctatctctctcagttacctcagatataatggaggaggctctatctctctcAGTTacttcagatataatggaggaggctctatctctctcAGTTACctgagatataatggaggaggctctatctctctcagttacctcagatataatggaggaggctctatctctctcagttacctcagatataatggaggaggctctatctctctcAGTTACTTCAGATATAatagaggaggctctatctctctcagatacctcagatataatggaggaggctctatctctctctgttacctcagatataatggaggaggctctatctctctcagatacctcagatataatggaggaggctctatctctctcAGTTACTTCAGATATAatagaggaggctctatctctctcagatacctcagatataatggaggaggctctatctctctgttacctcagatataatggaggaggctttaTCTCTCCCAGTTACCTGAGATATCATGGAGGAAGCTCTATCTCTCTCAGTTACTTCAGATATAatagaggaggctctatctctctcagatacctcagatataatggaggaggctgtaTCTCTCCCAGTTACctgagatataatggaggaggctgtaTCTCTCCCAGTTACCTGAGATATCATGGAGGAAGCTCTATCTCTCTAtgttacctcagatataatggaggaggctctatctctctcAGTTACCTGAGATATAATGGAGAAGGCTCTATCTCTCTATGTTACctgagatataatggaggaggctctatgtcTCCCAGCTACCTCATATATAATTGGAGGCTCTATCTCTCTAtgttacctcagatataatggaggaggctctatctctctgTTATCTCAGATATAGTGGAGGCTTTATCTCTCtgttacctcagatataatggaggaggctctatctctctcagttacctcagatataatggaggaggctctatctctctcagttacctcagatataatggaggaggctttaTCTCTCCCAGTTACctgagatataatggaggaggctctatctctctgTTACCTCAGATAAAATGGAGAAGGGTCAATCTCTCCCTTATAGCTCAAATAACATGGAGGAAGGATGCTCTATCTCTCTGTTACCTCATATAACTGGAAAATACTCTGTTTGACTGAGAAAAATGGAGAATACTTTCTCTCTGTCTTTATCAAAAATGGAGTTTGTGCTCTCTTTCCGAGATAAGATGGAGGATACTCACACAGACTTCTCTGCCTTTTTCTTACTTACAGGACTCCTCTACATCCATCTTACTCCCCTTCCTCAGTTTTCTAGTTCCTCACAGATGCTCCTTTCCCgccacttgcgcactgcagtactttgctctgccctcaacaggacagagaagtgcgcctgcgcaggagtgcgatgCTGAGGAGACTTTGTGGATGAGgcagggacgcatcatccacatgaagcaagcaggaggacggcattgcaagaagatgggaggcacctgaCCAAGACCAGACCGCCCAGCaggggagtataataaaagttatttttcttctcttacaggtcgggttgggggcagatatacagcatcatagaatgctgtatatcagccctgaaagatgatggccgtatctcatatcagccaaacctggtgacaggttcactttaaatcacATTTTCTCACATTTAGTTTAAAAGGAGCAGAACTACAACCCCATATAATGGCAACTACGCAGAAAATGAAACTGTGCTGTCAGTGTCAGACTGAAaaacattgggcccaccagaggacTTGATTCTGAGGTCCCACCTTTCATGTATACAAAACCAATGCATTATCATTAAAGTACTTTTTCGGACCTAGACTAATTTTTATCAGGCACGGTATTACGTGGTATAGCCATAAGATATACAATGTTAGAATTCGGCTCCCATCGGTTATCACTCCATTGCTCAGATACTGTTGAAATCCAGATGGTGGAGCTAGGTGCCAGGTTtgtgagttgcccgccagggcttgtggggtactcggtaccgggtccagtacttaaagtgaCCTGTCAcgtcggcgacccggtccgtggccctgggcgcccatgtaaaaggggaaggtctttaaaggggaaataaagtcaatgttcgtgacgccacctgtggtattcggtcagggtgaccgacgctgctttaaggggtcctctggggtgatgttatggcagctagatggtataccttcccacagatgaagtatgtccccagggctcccgatgtgtggaTGGAAGATGGTGGAtgatgcagtaaagaacgaggacacaggtttgcagactcttcacctggtttactgtagacttcaggcatccgcagtccagggcaccagatcacagggcaggcagggtccggccggtttggaagcgaatccagagttcctaAAAACTCTTAAAAGCCTTCCCTTTAGTGCGgtcatgttgtagtcccttactgcctatggcttcagataaggcttgcagttcagctgtcctgcctgtctctgctGTATCCCATAGAGGTAGGCACTGCCTCGGTGtgtcggctaccggttatctgcgcttcagagggagaatAGTTCGTTTGCAGCTTGTCTCCCCTGATATATCACTcctctgtgctttgctctccttcacgctcactgaacgatgtttccttctgtatgtctctttccacaggggctgtagtacttcagactacagggccccttcagaccttctgacactctctgTCGGTCTGCTCTCTCTTCTCTTCCTGAACTCTCCAATCTTTCTCAcctttttccctccagatcaggatgtacttatattcaccttaaacaggcttagagctcccccttctggtctggagtgtgaacatattgtgtgcattgtgattacctgataaaagatagccttcatcacttccaaacgtaacatcactctctccttgaggaaagcaatgctactgtgacaaccagcaccctggggcgccacatttgCACTATAAGCTTTCCTGAATGAGAAgctagggcccaccggaggattctctggcgctcccgtgggccagtccaaccTTATGTGCTGTTTCAGCTCTGTTCGCCATTTACATTTTGCACCACTTCATCCTTCATCCCCAGGATCCTTATCCATTTTGTCCATGAGCTCATTTAGCCAGGTCTTACTATATTTTCCTATACAATGAGAGATCACAACAATCATCATCTTGCAATGCATACTGTAGATCACTAATGAGTCCATTCAATGTTGGAtgagaccagaggcgtagctagggtttcaacttagggggggcgaagcatctgagtgggcccctaaccagctaaccctgattacaactacggttgcgcactctacttgttaatatagtggaacctcagaatatgaccgcactgttattgaaaataaatctatatacaaaaacaaacattgattttaccaccatattgtgaccgtatagtggtagataccagttctgcagtacatataagagatcacagcacagttatagatggtgacttaccgctgacgttttctctgatgaatcgttcactttcccatcttttccatctggcccagaccgacatgacaacttctccagccacgactcgtctgcagagaatacaacaatgacacatctgacttctcacatttcctgcactgtccctatctttccccaatctgcactaactcctcatcctgccgatattccaaaactgagccgctgctgccgtatgtgtccctattactgcacctgataccccaatactgagccgctgctgccgtatgtgtccctattactgcacctgataccccaatactgagccactgctgccgtatgtgtccctattactgcccctgataccccaatactgagccgctgctgccgtatgtgtccctattactgcacctgataccccaatactgagccgctgctgccgtatgtgtccctattactgcacctgatatcccaatactgagcctctgctgccgtatgtgtccctattactgcccctgacaccccaatactgagccgctgctgccgtatgtgaccctattactgcacctgctgtgtgtacATTAAtggctcctcttaccgccccacaaaataatgccaccactgtgccccttacatagtaataatccctcctttgtgctctctagagagTAAAATTGTCCCCctggaaaatattaatgccctttcctagtgccctccacatttttgccCAAGAAGTAATAATactccatatgcaactttgattgtcacaatactctgagtgcccctataacaataatgcttaagtgcccacttaacatttaatattgtcccctaagttcccccatgtactgctcc contains:
- the LOC138675172 gene encoding E3 ubiquitin/ISG15 ligase TRIM25-like, which gives rise to MASADLREELDCSICLSTYTDPVMLRCGHNFCRVCIDQALDTQDGSGVYSCPDCREQFLERPALMRDFALLNIMEKFLFTPATKTQPGICCTYCVDSPVPAVRSCLLCEASLCDKHLRVHSKSPEHVLSDPSTSLEKRKCSVHKKILEYYCTEDAVCICVSCSLAKEHRRHQDEASEKKKEKLRNVLQKLITKRKETEERVLSLEKRWRKAQERATGEAERVTALCTDIRRRVDDLEKKVLREISRQEKEESLSLSALIHQLEIKKDELSRKMRHIEELCNMTDPLTVLQDPDTGDLCDPEEEGGDEDTGGHDKQPHDGDDLDVAVISHTLHTLCEVISGIRSGIYVEDPADILLDVTTAANNLLISNDLKTVTWTETKENRPETAERFQDFQVMSRRGFTSGRHYWDVESRRSGMWMVGMCYPSMDRRGYRSYIGNNNKSWGLWRNNNQYSVIHDRKEIPLPHNILNDRVRICLDYEVGQLSFYELCDPIRHLHTITATFSEPLHAALCVWHCSIKILGGDMGV